The nucleotide sequence CGCCGCGCAGAACCGCCGGCTGTATCAGGCGGGGCGTTCACCCTATTTGTCCAGCCTGGATGCCGACCGCACCCTGGTTGGCAACGAAAGCGCCGTGGCCAGCGCGGAAAGTCAGCTGGCGCAGGATCAGGTCAATCTGTTCCTGGCCTTGGGTGGCGGCTGGGAAGAGGGTAAAACGCAAACCGGCCACTAGGGCCGGCAAACCAAACCCCCGCTCCTGTGTTGCACGGACTTGTCGTACACCTGCTGCTGTCGGCGTCGGCACACCTGGGGGCGGGTCTTCTACGAGGTTTTGTCAGCGCTGATAAGGTTCTGCCACCCCCCGCTCAGTGCAGGCGAATCCGAAATGGTGGCAATTCATGCCAGGCGGGTGTGATTTCTGTTGTGCCTGTCTGGTCGCGCGTATAGCATCTGCCATCGCCGTCTTCAGTCCGGAATTTCCGCCATGTCCGCACCTGCCAGCGTTCCCGTGTTGTTGCCGGTTTTCCTGGTAACCGATATTTTGTGCGCCTGCATCCTGGTGCAGCTGCTGGCCTTGCGCAAAGCCGGGGTGGCGGGTACTCGCAGCTGGATCGCCGCCAATATCGCCATGGTGGCCTATCTGCCGGCGCTGGGCCTGCGCACCGTGCTGCCGCTGGTGTTCAGCGTGGTGCTCAGCAATGGACTGGGGCTGCTTGCCGCCAGCCTGTTCTATATCGGTTGCGCCCGTTTTCTGGGTCGGCCCGCCTACAGCCGTTTCTGGTTGGCACTGATACTCTGCGCCCTTGCTGGCCTGTTGTGGTTCACCCTGGTGGTGGATGTGATCCGGCTGCGCGTCATCATTGCCTCGGGCGGTATCGCCGTGGTGTTTGTTGCCACCGCTTATCTGCTGTGCCGCCACCGTCCGGCCGGCCAGGGAGCGGCCGTCTACTGGCTGGGTGCCGCCTGCAGCATTGCCACCGCCTTGCTGCATACCGCGCGAGCCATCTATTACGGCGCTGGTTTGGGTAATTTGTCCGACCTGTTTGCCAGTACGCCGGCCAATGTGATGTCGATGAGTCTGACCGCCGCGTTGGTGCCCGGCCTGTCCATGCTGGCGGCGGCCATGGTGCAGCAGCAGTTGTTGAGTGATGCCACCTGGCGCGCCGAGCGCGATGGCATGACGGGCACACTGACGCGGCAAAGCTTCGAGACCCGTATTCTGGCCGATCTGCAACGGGCCAACCTCACCGGCGATGCCTTCTGTTTTGTGCTGGCCGATCTGGATTTTTTCAAGCAGATCAACGACAGCCATGGCCACCAGACCGGTGACCGCGTGCTGGTGGCTTTTACCGAGCTGATTCGCCGGCACGTGCGTGCCGCAGACTACATTGGCCGCATGGGGGGTGAAGAATTCGGCATCGCTCTGCCGGCCACGCCGCCAGCCGAAGCCATGCGTGTGGCCGAACGCCTGCGCCAGGCGGTGGCGGCGCAGCACATTGCCACCGACAGCGGCAGCCTGAGCTACCGCGTCAGCATGGGCCTGGCTGTGCGTGAGCCAGGCGAGACCTTTGCTGATCTGTACCGCCACGCCGACCAGGCCTTGTACGCAGCCAAGCAGGCCGGGCGCAACCGGGTGCAGGCCTATGCTCAGGATGCCGCCTGAGCGGCACTGAGCGGACCCCAGTTGTTTTCAAATACCAGCTCGGCCAGATTCTGCCGGCTGGCCCAGTTTTCCTGTTCCAGCATGGGTTTGTCGTAGAAGGCCTCGACATGGCCGATGCACAGGATGGCTACCGCCTTGGCCTCGGCCGGCAGGCCCAGCAGCGTACCCAGCCGCTGCGGGTCGAACAGCGATACCCAGCCCAGGCCGATACCTTCGGCGCGGGCGGCCAGCCACATGTTCTGGATGGCGCAGGCAATCGAGCAGATATCCATTTCCGGCAGGGTGCGGCGACCGAATACATGGCGCTCGCGTCCGTCCATCAGTGCCGCCACCAGTACCTCGCCACAGTCCAGAATGCCCTCAACCTTCAGCTTCATGAATTCGTCTTCGCGCTGGCCCAGTGCCTTGGCGGTGGCCACCCGCTCGATTTCCACTTCGGCATGCAGTTGGCGGCGCAGGGCGGTATCGCTGATGCGGATGAAGCGCCATGGCTGCATGAAGCCGACGCTGGGGGCCAGATGCGCGGCTTGCAGCAGGCGTTGCAGCAGGGCCGGATCGACCGGGTCCGGCTTGAAGTGGCGCATGTCGCGCCGCTCGCGGATGGCGCGGTAGACGGCGTCGATGTCGGCTTGGGGATAGGCATTCATGGTAGGAACAGTCTGGCGCAGGCTTCGGGGTTGGACGGGAAATACAGGTGCAGATAACTGGCCAGCAGGCTGCCGTGGCGGTATACCGGCTCGCCTTGTCCGCTACCGGTGGCGCGGCTGGCATGGGTGAGCGGGGTGATGGGTGTGTCCAGGCTGGAGTAGTGGAAGGTGTGGCCGCGCAGCACTTCACCATCCAGCTCCAGCTGTTGCAGGCCCAGCGCACTCAGGCGGCTACCCAGCCGGGCATGGCCGGGCAGCAGGCCCAGCATCTGTCCGCTTTGTCCCTGCTTGTCGGTCAGGCTGTCCAGCAAATACAGCATGCCGCCGCACTCGGCATAGAGCGGTTTGCCAGCAGCCACATGGGCGTGCAGGCCGGCACGGCTGCGCTGTGCGCCGGCCAGCGTGGCCAGATGCAGTTCCGGGTAACCACCGGGCAGCCATACGGCGTCGCAGTCCGGCAGCGTGTCGTCGGCCAGTGGCGAGAAGTAATGTAGTTCGGCCCCCAATGCCTGTAGCGTCTGCACATTGGCCGGATAGATAAAGCTGAAGGCGGTATCGCGGGCGATGGCGATGCGCACGCCATCCAGCAAGCGTGGCAGGGCAGCTGGCTGGGCGGGCTGAAAGGAGACCGGCGGCGGCAGCTGCGCCAGCGCGGTATTGGCCAGCTGGGCGGCAGCGCGCTGCAGTCGTGCTTCCAGATCGGCCACCTCCTGCGCCTGCACCAGGCCCAGATGCCGCTCCGGCAGGCCCATGTCCTGCTGGCGCATCACCGCGCCCAGGTAATTCAGGCTGGTGGGCAGGGCGGCGGTCAGCATTTCCGCATGGCGGCTTGATGCCACCTGATTGGCCAGCACGCCATAAAACGGCAGGCCGGGGCGGAATGTCGCCAGGCCATGCGCCACGGCGGCAAAGGTTTGTGCCATGCCGGAGGCGTCGATGATGGCGGCCACCGGCACGTCAAATAACTGGGCCAGATCGGCACTGCTGGGGGTGCCATCGAACAGACCCATGCTGCCTTCGATCAGGATCAGGTCTGCCTCGGCCGCCGCCGCATACAGGCGCTGGCGGCAGTCGTCTTCGCCATTCATCCACAAATCCAGTGCGTAGACGGTGTGGCCGCTGGCCTGTTCCAGCACATAGGGGTCGAGAAAATCCGGCCCGGTCTTGAACACGCGCACGCGCCGGCCCTGCTGGCGGTGGTAGCGGGCCAGCCCGGCGCTGAGGGTGGTTTTGCCCTGATGCGAGGCAGGGGCGCTGATGAACAGTG is from Aquitalea aquatilis and encodes:
- a CDS encoding GGDEF domain-containing protein; amino-acid sequence: MSAPASVPVLLPVFLVTDILCACILVQLLALRKAGVAGTRSWIAANIAMVAYLPALGLRTVLPLVFSVVLSNGLGLLAASLFYIGCARFLGRPAYSRFWLALILCALAGLLWFTLVVDVIRLRVIIASGGIAVVFVATAYLLCRHRPAGQGAAVYWLGAACSIATALLHTARAIYYGAGLGNLSDLFASTPANVMSMSLTAALVPGLSMLAAAMVQQQLLSDATWRAERDGMTGTLTRQSFETRILADLQRANLTGDAFCFVLADLDFFKQINDSHGHQTGDRVLVAFTELIRRHVRAADYIGRMGGEEFGIALPATPPAEAMRVAERLRQAVAAQHIATDSGSLSYRVSMGLAVREPGETFADLYRHADQALYAAKQAGRNRVQAYAQDAA
- the bluB gene encoding 5,6-dimethylbenzimidazole synthase; its protein translation is MNAYPQADIDAVYRAIRERRDMRHFKPDPVDPALLQRLLQAAHLAPSVGFMQPWRFIRISDTALRRQLHAEVEIERVATAKALGQREDEFMKLKVEGILDCGEVLVAALMDGRERHVFGRRTLPEMDICSIACAIQNMWLAARAEGIGLGWVSLFDPQRLGTLLGLPAEAKAVAILCIGHVEAFYDKPMLEQENWASRQNLAELVFENNWGPLSAAQAAS
- a CDS encoding cobyrinate a,c-diamide synthase, producing the protein MAIRHCPALFISAPASHQGKTTLSAGLARYHRQQGRRVRVFKTGPDFLDPYVLEQASGHTVYALDLWMNGEDDCRQRLYAAAAEADLILIEGSMGLFDGTPSSADLAQLFDVPVAAIIDASGMAQTFAAVAHGLATFRPGLPFYGVLANQVASSRHAEMLTAALPTSLNYLGAVMRQQDMGLPERHLGLVQAQEVADLEARLQRAAAQLANTALAQLPPPVSFQPAQPAALPRLLDGVRIAIARDTAFSFIYPANVQTLQALGAELHYFSPLADDTLPDCDAVWLPGGYPELHLATLAGAQRSRAGLHAHVAAGKPLYAECGGMLYLLDSLTDKQGQSGQMLGLLPGHARLGSRLSALGLQQLELDGEVLRGHTFHYSSLDTPITPLTHASRATGSGQGEPVYRHGSLLASYLHLYFPSNPEACARLFLP